The Methylophilus sp. TWE2 region GGGTTTATTCAACATTTTTGGAAGCTACACGCTAGAGCCGCGTTTTGTAACAGCGGCAGTGATGCACGGCGGTTTTTATGATGTGCAGAAATTGCCTGAAGATCTACTGACCGAGTTTTCTAATACGGGCAAGCGAGAGGGGTATCGTGGTGCCGAATACACTGTGTTCAGACACTGGAAAACATGGATAGCCGCCCGGCAGTTATATCCGCGTGTGAGCGCACCCGTCACCCTTATTTACGGTAGCGATGACTGGTCCAATCCCAGCGAACGTATCCGGAACCAAAAAGAGATTGCCCACGCAAACCTAATCACGATTGAAAAATCAGGGCACTTCACAGCGCTGGAAAGCCCAGAAAAAGTGGCTGAGATTATTCTCGGAAAATAACACGCGCTTGCATCTCTTTTACTGCCCTATAGATAAAGTAAATATATAACTTTTAAATCACCTGACCATAAGAGCAATCTATTTAATAGAGGTGGCTTCGATTAGAAACCTATCGCACATAGCGGAAGTTTGATAAAAAAAATCAACGGCCAGATGCGTTTGATTTTTATAGACCAGTGCCTACGTTCACCCACTCGGACACCCCTCATAAAAGAAAAACCAAGGTCGTGATGACCAACTTGTGTCCACCTTTAATCGCATGATCAATTAAGTTGAATAATTAACCTGCCTCGCCACTTACTTAAAGACGTTTAAACCATAATGGGGTTAAACATAACGCTATCCAAATCACTGCTTCTAAAAATGCTGCCAGCACATCGCTCAAGTAATGAGCGCCCAGATACATGCGGCTAAACGCAACCAGAAAGACCATCGCAATCGCTATCGGCAAAATATAAACAGCCCTGCAAAGGGCAGACTTTTGTGAAATCAGCAATACGGCCAAAGTGCCATAAAAAACCGTACTGGCAACGACATGCCCGCTTGGAAAACTGTAGGTGACAAGAGTGACAAGCGGATCATCAAAGGTCGGGCGTGCTCGCTGAAACATATGCTTTGCCAGCAGATTAAGCAACATTGCACCTTGCACTATGAGCAAGACGGACAATGCCGCATACCAGCGTTTTTTCCCAATGTAATATAGCGTGATCATCCCGGCCACGGAACTCAGGATCCAAGGGTCATGCAGGTGGGTGATGACGAGCAGGCATTGTGTGAGCATCGTCGTGCTATGCGCATGCAGCCATTGGGCAACCTCCAGATCGACGAGCGTCAACGCGACTTCGTTAATGACATTTTCAGCAATCAACGCAAACAGCGTACCTGCACTGGCCAGTACGATCAGGCCTAACCTTCGCAGCCGTTGGTAATCAGGCGATGAATGTCTCTCTTCACTGTGAGTGAATAGAGGGGCATGGGAGATGACTGGTTGATAGAGGGTGATCATTCGCCCTACCCAAACCAGCATTAGAATCATGATACCCGCAACTGCCAGGAAAATACTGCCCGCAATGAGCCAGGGTGCTGTTACCATTTAACGAGATATCCTATCTTTATGAAAGCGCCAGCACCTGGGTGTGTGCTGTGATGAACCGGGAGGTCACGGCATCAAAATCCAGCCGTTCAACATGGCAGTAACGCGACGATGTTGTCGGCTCATAGCGGATAAGGTTCACGGAATTCGGCTTGCCTTCGCGTATACGGCTGGAGATGGCCGTTCCCGCGGAGAGGGTCCAGACCGAGCGTGTCAGGCCATCCATTTTTTCTGCAAGATTACGGATATAAGCCAGATGGATGTGCCCACTTAAAATCAAGTCTGCGCCTGCCGCTGCCCAGGCTTTAACAGCTTGTTGGTGACCATGTAGCAGGTTCTCGAGATCACTTTCCCGCTCAACGTACACAGGCTGGTGGACTGCCACGATACGTAACTGCGCTGGCAAAGCACCTCGTAACTGCTGCGCTACCCGTTCAATCTGTTGCGCCGAGACTTCGCCATCGGCGTGGCGCCATGGTCGGGTGGCATTAACGCCTATCACCAGCGCATCCTGACTGGAAAATTGCGGCTCAAGCTGTTTCCCGAATACGCGACGGTAGTTACCATAAGGATTAAAAACACGTGCAAATAGATTAAACAGCGGAATATCGTGGTTACCGGGAATCACCAGCTTCACCGGAGCTGCCAAGGCATCCATAAAACTG contains the following coding sequences:
- a CDS encoding phosphatase PAP2 family protein, with the translated sequence MVTAPWLIAGSIFLAVAGIMILMLVWVGRMITLYQPVISHAPLFTHSEERHSSPDYQRLRRLGLIVLASAGTLFALIAENVINEVALTLVDLEVAQWLHAHSTTMLTQCLLVITHLHDPWILSSVAGMITLYYIGKKRWYAALSVLLIVQGAMLLNLLAKHMFQRARPTFDDPLVTLVTYSFPSGHVVASTVFYGTLAVLLISQKSALCRAVYILPIAIAMVFLVAFSRMYLGAHYLSDVLAAFLEAVIWIALCLTPLWFKRL
- a CDS encoding metallophosphoesterase codes for the protein MSVILHLSDPHFGTEKPHVTAALLQLAQELRPDIAILSGDITQRAKRGQFAAARSFMDALAAPVKLVIPGNHDIPLFNLFARVFNPYGNYRRVFGKQLEPQFSSQDALVIGVNATRPWRHADGEVSAQQIERVAQQLRGALPAQLRIVAVHQPVYVERESDLENLLHGHQQAVKAWAAAGADLILSGHIHLAYIRNLAEKMDGLTRSVWTLSAGTAISSRIREGKPNSVNLIRYEPTTSSRYCHVERLDFDAVTSRFITAHTQVLALS